AGCGAATTTGTCTCATGCAAAGTTTATTCTCTGAAAACAGGTATTTGATGCATTAAGGACAACGATGTTTATACTAGGAATGACTTGTGTATTCGTCGGCATTTCTTTGTTGGCACCTGATGATTCAAAAGGTAATTATAATGTTTTGATGGTTATACAATGGTTCAAAGTATGCAGAATTaaactccttttctttttttaggtgGTGAGGCcaaagatagttctttggattcgatGGCAACCTCTGGAATTGCAACGGAATCAAACAGGTATAAATAAGCCCTCATGAACTCTTGTTGATGGGATAAGGGAGGAAAGGGGGGTGTAGGGCTAGTGTGGTACCACGATTGACTAATAATGTAAACCATTTATCATATATCTTCTTCCCTAACTTTAAGGATCTTTGGGAAGACCACTGTGAGTGAAGTTCTAGTTGATCATATCATGTTAGTCTAACGGGTTGTTTGTGATCCCTTCCAGAAACCTAACTCACATACAACCCTCCTTAGGCTCTAGAACATTCCCAACTAAATGAAATCTCTGGCATGGAATATTGACCTGGTTAAGACAGCTTTTAGtgcattttcttttaatcatCCAAGAAGTTGTTGGCACAATGTGTATCATTCCTGTATTTTCTTTCCCTTGATTTGGCCATAATCTTCTAGATTGAGTTGCGAAATTTGATATTGTTTATTTGTTACAGGTTGGTAGCGACTCAGGAAGAAGCACAAAACACAGAATCAAGATCATTTGTAAAAGGAACGCTGATGAAGATTTCAAGCATGCTAGTCAAAGCCAAGGTATTGGTAATTGCATTAGCATTCACCTTTTATAAACTTAATCAGTTTTGATATGGAACACAATCTGAGCTTGTCTTCCCATGCAGAATACTTGTGCAATGTCTCTTGGGTTTGGGGAGGATACAATTCAGGCATCTTCAGTTCTTGTGATGCCAATGATGTCATCGAGAATGACCGGATTCAGAGGTGGTGGTATCGAGCGAGCGAGGTTTTTGTCGATGAGAAGTTGGAGCAAGGTCCCCAAAGAGGAAGGCGAGGAATTGCTTGGAACTAGCCACGCTCTCCCGGAGAGTCCTTGATAGTGGTAGTTATAGGATAACCCATGGCCACGATATTTGTTTCTTATAGTTTGTCTTCGCCACGTTTTGTAATATTTGGAGGCGCTTAGATCTAAAGCCAATTAGAATTCAATTATTTGCTCTACCGAGCATTCATGTAAAATCacccaagaaaaaaaatgcaccCAAAACAAGATTGTTTCAACTTGTATATTGTATATTGCTGCTTgtataatgaaaagaaaataaaatcagagTGAGATCGAACTGTGATTAGTTAGCAGTTTTACTTTCCACAGTATACCCAACTCAAAATGTACGAACACCACACCTTCCGATCAATTCGTTGATGGTATTAAAGGGGATTAACATGATACGAAAGAGATTTGAATTACTTTTGGAAAGAAGCAATAGGAATACATGAATTGAATAGTAATAATTGAATTGATTTTTAAGTTAACTAATTAAGCAAGTaattatataattgttaaataataattagtttagaagaaaaactaaattgagattataacatttttttaatagcCGGTGAAAGACAGAGAGACTTCCATATAAACGGTGTCTCTATAGACATAATATACGATAGAGTTTAATGACATAGAGAGTCTTTAGACATAATATACGATAGAGTTTAATGacatcgtttgattcatgtagcgaATGACATCTAGAGAGAGAagacttttttgttgttgttgttggtgttGTTTTTTAGGATATTAACTTATTATGGAGCACCATCCAAAAGAGTCTTAACTCGTAAGCATGGACAAAAGAGACAGGTTAGTTAAAAGGGAACTGAGTAGAAGAGTGGTAGTTTGTTCGAGGAAGGTGCTTCTCTCTGGAAATATCTCCGCGTACTAcattcaacaattcaagttaCACCTTCCATtcaaacccaaaaaaatccaattccagcccaaaccaagaaaaattatataaaacaaaggaacaacccACATTCCCAACGCTAATAATAAtctccaacaaaaaaaaaaagaagaagaaagaaacatgCATCGAAAGGAAGCTGTTCCAACCATGGAGCTGAAACTAATCTCTTGCAACGATCTAAAGGCATTCAACTTCTTCCAGAAACTCACCCTATACGCCGTCGTTTGGATCGAGAGCGACGACCCCAACAGGACCCTCAAAGAAAGCCAGAGTCAACAGCAGCGGACTAGAACCGACAGAGAAGCCGATGGCGACGGAGCTAACCCGGAGTGGCACCACGACGCCATCTTCGACCTGGCGTGGATTACGCCCTCGCTTCTAGAAGGTTCCGAGGGCCTCTTCTTCCGCTTCGAGTTCCGCCACGACGGTACTCTCCTCGGCGACAAGCTTATCGGTGAATGCCGCGTCCCCGTGGCTGATCTCGTCCGCGACGCCGCCAAATCTGACGCGGCGAGCTCTGTTAGCTACCAGGTTCGGTCCGGCGAGGGAAAACCTAACGGGATCTTCAATTTTTCGTATCGATTGAAAGGGACTGGGGATAGGTATGAGTCGTCACAGATTTTGGATGGGAGAATTTCTGGTTACCCTGTGTTGGATCCACAGGATTTTAATCCCAACCATTCGTTGGTGCAGTATCCTCCGATGACGACAACGACGACGGCGATTGGGAGCGCGTGTTGCTATCCGACGGTGGGTTCGGGAGGGGCCTATTCTCCGTCTGCGGCGGTGGTACGGGGGGTGCGCTTGTAACTGTCCGCCACCTCCGCCTCCGCCTATGCCGCCGTATCCGTATCCGTATCCGCCTCCGGTAGCGCACGGAGGATCCTATTACCCGCCCGTTGAGCATGTGGTCCATCATCCTCATCCGTGGGCTTCTTCAGGCCCAAGTTTCGAAAACAGGTGGTAAGGAAAATGGGCCGGAATAATAGTGGGCCGAAGTGTGTGTATAGTTTTTGTATCCAAATTTTTGGCGATACTATGATTTGATGATATTTggaagttagattttattttttttttgtttttttaggggTAAAAAAGATAGATTAaccaaaataaaagatattCATGTAGACTCTGGGCTGTTTATATTTGGTATATAACCTTGGTTGGTTGGTAAGAATTCTAAGGTTAATTTATGCTTTCTAATTTCTACAAAAAATGctatttaaaatgttatttgtatatCAATTTCAGTCGCAGGATAAAAATACGGTAAAATAGTGCATACGGATACGGTAAATAATGCCACGCACTTGAAAAACAGAACTAAAGTTGCGAGCACTTGAAAAACAGAACTAAAGTTGCGAGAACCGAATCGATTATTGAATCGGTCAAGTAACTAGTTTAAAGATTCAATGGTTTAACCGAAATTAAATCGAGATCGAaccgatttaattaaatatataataaaatcattaaaaatttaatatagaattttaaatattcaaatttaatattttctaaactaataaaattttaaaatttaccaTTTCACATAGTGATGTGTTCATATTTTATCACTaagaattcataataaatgaGAAGAATTTTTGTGATATATAAAAcaaagaaatgaattcaaaaacTTGAAATTGAGAACATAATTGTTGAGAATTAATACAcattgattatattattttgaactAAAAATTGAATCACACTTCCATATTCAAAGTATGCACATTATATATATGAAAGCTATTGACCTGAAACAGAATAACAAACTAATAATCAAGAGTTTACCTGCTCTTCTTTCACTCTTTCTTAAACTAAATCTTgttctattatatttatattctcAATACTAATCAAgtattcaacaaaaatttatattccaAAAACTTCTAAGCATCCAAAGCCAAAgaattcaaaaacccaaaaaacaaaaacaaaaaagcaaagATCATAAGCATCACCAAGTAAACTAACACAAGTGTTCATTATTAGCTAAGATCAATTATTTGGTATTCTTCAACTCGATTAAGACATTCTCATATAAAGCACACTGTTAAGGAAACTAACATTAAGTCATATATGCTACTAAGCAAACTTAACACAGTTCATATGACTTAGAATTCCACATCCCCAAAAGAATAATAGAGTAAAGTTTCAGGACTTTTCAACAATTTTCTAGTCCACTTTAGTTGAGGCTATGTATTTCGCAACTTTGGCACCACGAGCAAGCTTATCAGTTTTTTCGTCTGGGATTTCAACTGAAAACTCTTCTTCCAGTGTCAAATCAGAGCTAGATCTAGTTGAAGAGCACAAGTATCTCAATTGTATATTGACACATTCATTCCCAACAAAGTATCACCAGCAAACTTAACAAAACTTAGAAATCAGAATTAATATAACAAACCAAATTTTTAAGGTTTACTAATTTTACTCGGAAACAAGCCAACAACTAGTAAATTAAatcagaatttaaaaaaaaagcacaaaaataaCTCAGAAAATTACCAATAATTAACCCAGAAGTCAGAACAAAACAACATCAATCCATCCCTATTAATAATAATGAACAATGAAGAAAATTAACTCCGCCGGTGACAGTGACTAAGCTacgagaaagagagaaagaacaGAGACGAAGCAGAAAAATGCCGACGAGAAGCAAATGTGCGTGAGCGACGGCGATGAGAGCAGTCCACGACTGAGTTGAGGCGTGCCGGTGAGAGCCATAAGCGAACCAAacttaacaaaaacaaaaaaatcagcaACTCAGGGCCACCGACGATGACTGGCTTGACATTTGAGAGGGCCAAGCAGACCTTCGAAAGGGATGTCCCTGTAGGCAGCGAGAGTGGCGGAGGTTGGCACGCGTTCTGGAACTTGAAGATGGCTGCAGCTCTGATAGGGTTTCGTGAGTGTGTTTGTGAGAGAGAACTGAGAAGAGGTGCTCTCTGCCTCTCTGGtttcgtttctttttttttttaatatatatagtaGCGAACATGGATGCCGAAAAACCCAGTCGGTTCATATGGTTCGCCGGTTAATCACTGGTTCAGTCGGTTTTTCCGCAGGTTTTTTGCAGTTCAAGTTTTAGCATCAACTGAATTGGCTAAATGACCGGTTTCTGGTTAATCCGGTCGAACCGACCGGTCCAGTCTGATTTTCAAAACCTTGAACAGAACCCACCTAGTTTCTTCATCACGTCATTGCTCTCATCTTCTTCGATCGCTCGATTTCTTCTCTTCTCGGTGTAGCGGTTCTCTGCACCTCACtctctactttcttcttttttttcacataGCGCTTCACTCTGCTCTTCGATGGTGCCATTGCTCTTTACTCctcactttcttttcttttctgcacAGCGCTCCACTCTTGTGTTCTTAGAGCCATTTATCAGTGAGTTATTTTGAAGGTATTATGTTGCTTTATTTTGGTTCTTCTTATCTTTGGGTTTT
This portion of the Arachis duranensis cultivar V14167 chromosome 6, aradu.V14167.gnm2.J7QH, whole genome shotgun sequence genome encodes:
- the LOC107494564 gene encoding protein SRC2 translates to MHRKEAVPTMELKLISCNDLKAFNFFQKLTLYAVVWIESDDPNRTLKESQSQQQRTRTDREADGDGANPEWHHDAIFDLAWITPSLLEGSEGLFFRFEFRHDGTLLGDKLIGECRVPVADLVRDAAKSDAASSVSYQVRSGEGKPNGIFNFSYRLKGTGDRYESSQILDGRISGYPVLDPQDFNPNHSLVQYPPMTTTTTAIGSACCYPTVGSGGAYSPSAAVVRGVRL